TTTtaaccgtctttattttgttgtattcgtctccgCTAATAGGTCAATGTTACGGCGAGAAAAAACCCGAAAATTTTTGGagaactttgaaggaaaatggaaaagttcggaaaatttaattcccatatgttctaaaattacatcatgtaatgtggaaacattttttttttgcaaatgattagataatcttgaacaagaattgtgtctgataataattttatattataataacgattttttgaaagtatTAGAATGTTTGTGAAaagagaaaattgtaaaaagACGAATAACATCAATGAATAAATCTGAAATTGAGCCCAAGATCGTGCTTAGCACATCAATGTGAATGTTCGAATatatccatatcaaaaatcaattttaggcaggacgaagttcgccgggtcagcgtGTTCAAAAATTGTTATAATTGAATTGTTACACTAAAACTGCATtcaaaacatatgtttttcaatttaaaGAACCGTTATTTTAGAAAAGGCTGAAATTTATGACCAAGAAAAACAGTATACATGGATGCAAGTCGTTCATACATAGCAAAATGgtcatacactctgtccaacttctacaagaccaggtgatgatctagctgctttgtgtcattgtaaacaaacaatgtgtAATGTTTGGGCGTCACTAAAATTAGGGTCTCTATTGAAAGGATAACTGACAGCACACACAACGCGGCGCTACGCGCTCATTTTGACAGCGCAACTGTCAACCGCTTGGCGAGAACCAAATAGTTGTCAAGCGGAGAAAATGAAAAGATTGATTCGAAAAAGGGATTTGGTACCGGGCAGTCGGTGCTGTTCGCGGGTGCATGTTTTTTCTCTGATTTGCCTCATTGTGTGAGGCCGGTCTCTAACGTGGCCATTTTGGAAGCTTGGTGGTGGAGTGGCGGAGAGTGTACCGCAGTTTTCCGGCGGAGTTTATCTTCTCCGCTGAAGGACCGGAGTGTTTTCCGGagttccccggaatcgagcccCGAAGTTCGCCTCCCTCAGGACAGAATCGCCTCGGGATCGAGCGACGCGCTCTCGCTAGCAAATCGGACAGCGGGATCGAGCGACGTGCTCTCCCTAGGAAATCGCAGCGTGATCAAGCAACGTGCTCTCCCCAGGAAGTCGGATAGCGGGATCGAGCGACGTGCTCTGCCCAGAAACACGGACGCGGTCTTGGGTCAGCAGATGACAGGTGAGCGCGTAtgagtgcgtgtgtgtgtgcgcaATAAAATAAGGGGAACactaaaattgaacaaatgcttcaatttatattctagtgtcaagtttctataagaccagttacaatTTCCGTTgctttagttgttttgatcaattgaatttggcaaatgccgaagggaaaagtcctcacggagagagaagaaagacaaatctttgcatttcaccaagaaaatgttgatatcagagaaatttctcgtcggattggacgattccatcaATTAGTGCTCAATTAATTGGCGAattctcaaggatacggtaagaagcagagagttccacgtaaatcgaagatctctgaccgggatgagcgggaaatagctagaacaggttcgaatactcAAGGCTCAAAATAGCTGccatatcattcaaggattacatgtatgttctggaattctctctcctaccgtttttgcgttttttttttcgtcacaaAATTTACATTCCATTCACAtaaaatttacatttacattccatttactattcataccagcaaggaaactgagCAATACTAAGCCACTGTTACCTCTACATAAGGTCGCAGccatccaaaattaattttccatTATCATATTTAATCAGACATCTCTGTATTTCggataattttttcttgaatgatCAATGAATTGGACACGTTCAttcaaaaaatcagtcgtaattttaatctatataaataaaaatgtccaaatgtgttggtaagcgcaaatccgaagaagggatggtctgaTTTGCGCCGTCATTATTTCGTCGTATTCGTCTCTTTATGTAAATAAATATAGTGgaaagaaaaatcagaaaattctcGAAAAACTCAGAAGGAATATCGAAAAATGCGGAAAATtgatttatcatattttctacaattacatcatgataagcgtctTTAATTCATTCGATGTTTCGctaacaaaattgatctttgtttgagattgtatttattttgttgtatttgtctcttcACGTAgctcaaaataaaatcgaaaaattttcaaaaaaatctgaaaaaaaatctcaggTGAAATAACGCGCATTGGAAATATTAATTAAGAATTAAAATTTACATTTCtgcatcaaaaatttattccatgtaactgagaaacatgttatttgcaagtgaatcaagaataTTGAGCGAAAATTtcgtctgaaaataaatttatataataatgacgagttttggcagAAGTAATATaacatttatagtaaaaggaaattgtaaaggggcaataagaagatcaatcaacggGGAGTTCTGCGATGAAAAAACAGAATATTTTGGTCGGGACGTAGCtctccgggtcagctagttgatcaacgaagttacagcatgtcaaaaatctcttaaaatttccgacttcacaccctgttcctctaattttttttatcgagtgtatttaaaaatctcgtgtcacggtgtttgtggtcgaactcctccgaaacggctcgaccaatTTTAATGGAATTATACACGAAGAATTTGGTAGGCGTGacaataggtcgtaaactatataacATATCGCTAGGATGTCTATTACTGTATATTTAATACTGATggccctatgcagaaaaaaatccaattttttcacatttttttgaattttttacaaGTTTGGTttcaaaataaacataaaaccTCAGATTATCACCCTCTTACCACCATCCCCAAATTTTCAATCgtgatttcagtatttttgtataaaccATATCCAAATAATTTCGTACGTTTTTAAGTATACGTAATACGTAGTATTTACGCACATGCGCAagtgacctcaattctgataaaGCAGCAGCTGGAGAGCGCGTGCCGGAGAGCTGTTCGGAAGGAACGAGAAAGGACAGCATCAAACAACGAGATCACGCCACAGATACTTCTTTTgttatgaacatcattactaattttgaacaaatattgatgaACCTGTGCAttgaggagacgaaacaaacaagagagtgcGCTTGAtgtatttttatgtatattgtaTGATGGTTCGAAGCGGTTAAGACACTCTACGATGTCGTGATTGTCTCTACAATTCATGGTCGAAATGTACCCGAAAGTAGAAAGCGaatgactgcgattcctacgatacAATCAACAGAAGTGGCGTGAAGGATAAATACATTCATTGTATATGCTGTCATGAGCAACGCGGACACAGCCTTTCCTATTGACAGGCTAAAGTACAActcaattcaaaaaataaagtcTTTAATTGGCAATGAAGTCTTTGGAATTCAATTGATTGcctcatacaaacatttttagtttggttagtcgGCAAAATACGTCTCCAGGGAATCGACAGTGTAATATCCTCGGAAATTCTAGATCCGTTTATTTATCAACTACTCACCCTCATTCTAAaatccaatcgaatcgaaattaCCCGAACGTATtgtaattttgcattctgtaatccgtttcACTCAAGTCCAAACGAGTAGTGTAAATGTAGCAACCTTGCCATTCAATTCGACTAAGACGACATTGAGCCTCCAGTTCCAGTTCCAGCGTTCCAGttgtttcaaattcagaatattgatgtgaatactcctcgattgaatgacaacgactaAATAATACGCTACCATATTATATAATCTATCTTAAACCAAACATCAACCatgaaaaaaagttatgaaatttattttattatcattattttatgaacatattcttatgcaactccttcactTCACACTCGATTAattacattagttatttttcatctaacaaccaaaatattgactagaaaaaaatgatatggcagaacaacgtttgccgggtaagCTAGTCTATttagaaaaacaatattttctcaAATACCTATTTTGCAATACATGGACGTTTTGTAATCAAGTGTATAGTCTTTGTTATAATTCAGAAaccctttttttaaattgacttttaatttttgaaacgcTTCTTTTTAGTGTGATATGTGTCTTTTTAGTgtgattttatcaaaaatataaaacaaaaccCATAAGTCTATTGAATAATACACATGCAGGGCGGGCCCTATTATATACAGCCTTCGGTTTCTTTCCACTGTATGTAATCTAATCCTGTCTAaaatcgataattttttttgttatttgtttttacacatatatttttggttttttgaatataaaagaagaatttaattttcgattcacccccttaaagtcataacacacctttctcacataaaaaaaaaattatccagaatctctcagaagatgatagacgatcatatttgatgaaaaaaaatccttctacgcatatggtcgaacTTCAGCAATTACAAAGTTATAGAAGTTTCGGACTTTGTTCGCTTCAAACAGGCTCTTCATTAAAAAGTATGCTAcgaaagacgattctgttgcgtCCGTttggaagatgagaaaatttagtacagtgtACAGTACAGTgttatttgtcattttgtccCAAAAATGTACAATTAGCTTGATTGctcctatcaaccaaattaaggctctctaaccgctctacaatttgttctttgacatccaATTTTTTACCTTTCCCAATTTCGctataaacaatttctggtaAGAAATCAATCaagatcttcaaaaatcacgattttaacTCAACTGTACTTATAATAAAATTTCACCTTTAAGTTTTTCACCTTTTGCGTGGATTGTGTTTCGAACTCATAACCCTCCGTAATTACCTTTTAAGTTTTTCGCGATGTTAAACGTTCCGTTTTCGTATTAAGTTGAGTTCTATAGGAATCAGTTGTGGGCACCCAAATTATCAACACAAACAGCCCTATTTTGTATACCGAcgtatttttatttcgttcgaaaccgttatttcgtttaagttataatttcgcattgtctatttcgaacgtttcgctcatttaatgttcgaagagaaacagatcgatcaaaatgcaaaaacaactcgaacgaaatacagaatggaattttatcaagtcgttcgaaatatttcgaatcgatcgaaatacagaataaagGTTAAAGATCGTGTGAGGATCCATAGCCAGTGTTCGAACCGGAACCCGATTCTAAAGATTTTCTTCActttatttacatttacatttatttttaaaatatttttccagtttttgatGTGCCATTGTGTTTGTGATCCTCGGTGCACTTATAAACACTGACAACAACTGTGTTTAGAGTATCGTTGTTGAAATACTTTCCTCAAATTTCCACGGTTCTCACTGTCTGGTATCTAGTATTCTTGTTGGTATAAGAAAATCTCATCAGTACTAGTACTAGTATTGATTCTATTTAAAATCACTCTGCGTCGCATTTCTGTTCGGTACACGTGTAACATCAATAATTGCGAATGGTATTAATGCAATATTAATAAGTGTTGAAAGAGttgcattgaaatttttttaggcTATCAATGACAAAGAAGGGAAAGAATAGCGAATTTTATGATCAAGGTTAGCCCCACTTAGTTACGATAATGAAAGGCAGCTTTGTTTCGATATGCGAATTATGcccaaaaaatatattaaacagTGCATTGGGGATAATTATTGTAGTCATGACAATTAAAATCTAGAACTAAAATGtattaattttaaaattctGTCAGCAATTTGATCTGTGATTACAAAGATAGCATAAAGTTTAACACAAGCAACAACAACAAGCGTACTCGCCAGCTTCAATCGCTACAGCTGCAGATAATTCGCGGCAATCATTAGTTCGTATATCATGTCGGGTTTAATAATGAAATCAGGAAACTCCCCCGTGGAGGTCCGGTTGTAATGTTTATACTTAATAAACTTGATAACATCCTCGAGAACCTCCGTTGATATATTCTTCAGATGGATTGTGTTGGTTCTGTTTTCTATGCCTGGACAGGCGAGTATGCCTCTGATAGTTTCCGAGATCAAGGCGTGCTTGCGTGCCACGAAGAACTCGATTCCCTCCGCTGAAACTAGTTTGATGAACTCAGAGTTCGGCCCCACGCATTTTTCGGCGGGACTCCTGGGATCCGTATTGGCTTCCATTGCTATGAGGCTTGATTTGTGAAGCCTGGGACTAGAATTGAAAGTTTCCGGCGCAGTGTTAACTAAAAAACGATCCAGAGACGATGAGTGTAGTTTGATCCGTGAAGTCTCCTTCGGAAAAACAATAGTGTTAATCGGAAATTGTTTTGGAGAAACAATACATGATGAGATAAATATTTTACCTACAAGGTTCTGAAATGTCACTGTTCACAGTAAGTTTTAAGAACCGTTCATTTACGTAAATTATCTAGATTATTTATTAGATGTCTATCTGTCATGCTTATTTCACAGGAACGTACAAAATACAATGGTTCTCTACCTACAATGATTCGCCATATCTTGCAGTAACAATACGTTGTCTAAATTAACAGATAAAACTATGACATTAAATATTTCACATAGGCTGATTAGTGGATACGTGTCAACTGAATACCAGAATCTGAATGTTCTCAAAACTCCATCGATGAGCTAGAATGACCATcagcgtgtttttttttaacacgaCTAATGAGTTCGTTGACTAAATGGTACTAAACAGACGAAGAGCAACATGGTCGCTTCGAGAATCAATTCTATCGTTGTACGAGGGTTCCTCGAAAAGTTTCGAGGTATCCGATCACCTATAAGAATGTGTCAATTCCTATATcagcactagctgacccggcaaacttcgtctcgcccaaattttttttttcgttatcacatccacgtatTCTTATTAAGTGCACGTTAattggtccaatcgcaaaactgttcattgattgttctTTTAATCTAACCTTCCaaattactttttactataaaattcctagtacttcaaccaaaactcgtcattataaaatcagattattttcagacacaattttcgttcaagatttttgaaccaataaatatttgatttgatatgatagaataaagacagccccaaatcggacaattcttttctcgagttttgctcttatcaacacattcggcgatccatttttatttatatatctatatagatagaagacgattcaggagtgcgttttatcacattaaaatccatttccattctcGAAGGAAGATTAAttttgttagcgcaaacatcaaatggactaataacgcttgtcaatatgtaattgaagaacatatgcaaattgaatttttcgaacttttccattttttatcagagttttccgaagattttcaattgtcatatttggttcgaatatatttggttgaaatatgtgtattatttttatgggaccccctctccattccagtggGGGGAGGGGtgccataccatcatagaaatatttctcggacccagaaaccctcacatcccaaatttggctcaatttgcttgattatttcttgagttatgcagaagtttgtgttttattttaatgGCAGCCACCTCTTAGAGAGAGCggaggagtatctattcaccatagaaacatttcgtgccccctaaaaccttcacatggcaatggcaatttggtttagttttcgagttatacagaaatttgtgttccatttgtatggcagcacccccttagagagggggaagtaGTGTCTATCCatcttagaaacatttattgcaccctaaaaccttcacttgCTAACTtcggttctgtttgcttgattagttcttgagttatgcagatatttaTGCTTCATTAGTTTGGTAGATCTTCCAATATCAGATCATGCACATGATTTACATCCTTTCAGGGGCAACACCCACTTTTGGACGATAGAACCAGCGAAACGCGGTTTCCCTGATAGGTTGAAACACCACTGTTTTGGAGGAAAGCAAAAATGTATCATACATTATCAATTCTGAGCGCTTATTGTTCGATAATTTCTTATTTGATCCTTAAATCCCGTCATTCCGGCACCGATTTGAACAATTATTAACAATCCTTTGCATTATAGAAGATTGGGAATTATTCAATAGTTACTTTATGAGAATAGCGTTGAAATTAGAACGTCTGCAAATTTTTGCAGGCCTCAACACTGTCTAGCGAAATTTGTGCTGACGTAAACGGAGAGCCAGTGGCAACAAATCAGCAACTTATTGACCAACCCTCTTATTTGCTAGTAGAAACTGCTGCTTCAGACCAAGCATTGTTGCTTTGAGATAGAGAGAATTGATAATGCTGGCCCTATTGTTTGTTTCGATTAAATAACCGTGGGTATTGGGTACTCTGAAGTCGTGACAGGCTGGAAGAAGTGACATTTGAGAACATCGTaagtaaaaaatattgaaccttaattgtatttgtttctccgAGGGTGACATCACAGATGAAATAAATAACACTTCTTCTCTTCATTAGTGTGGCATTTCATCGGGAAATCCCTATGCTAGTCTCGATTTTCACCAATCaatcttcatagaaatggatagAAAGCTCCGTCGCAAAATGAACCCAAAAAGACTCGCCGAAAAATTCGAAGGATCGGATTCGGAATTCATCAAACTAGTTTCAGCAGAAGGGTATGTGTTCATCGTGAAACATAAACATGCCTTGATCCATCAGAACCATCAGAACTATACTCGCCTGTCGGAGCAAAGAAATCGAAACGAACACGATCCTTTTTAGGAACATATCAATGGCAGTGCTCGAGAACGTTGTTAAGTACCTGAAGTATGCGCAAAACTGTGCGAAACAGTCTGAACAGCTTGCTAAATTTGTCGTTACACCTATCAAGTTGCATGAGATGATAATTGCCGCAGGTTATCTGCAATTGTAGATGTTAGGGCTCACTCAATCATTCTTTTGGAATACCCAATGGATTGCTGTCCTTTTGACCGTGTGTTTTTAGTGTTCGATTCAAAATAATAGGACAATATAATGAATAAACATTTCAAGTTATGCATAATAATACGTGACACTGgggattgtttatttttttgagtttcgaTTTAAAATATACAATTGACCTTTGTATTCGTTCGTTTCCATAATATTCTTTAATTGCATAGTGGTAAACGAGTATGAGTCTGTTTTGGATAACCTTTGCATTaagttgaataatttcaataactgAAATCTCtcttttgaaacatattttatttttcgaaagcTTAAAAAGCTTAAAATAATCTGTTTTGACTGTGGAGAAAGCGTATTACATATAAATAATTCATTCTATgacataaaaatgaatttaaatttaaaaaatgtatttCACGTGTTGTGACAACGAATTCTGAGAATGTACTAACCAATCTTGAATTGGAGCCTCTTAATATACACAAAAAGGAATCGTATCATAAAGATGATTGAAATTGTGTTTATTTAGAAaactaaaatctaaaataaaaatgagcacTAAAATTCAGTTTAGtctatttttgaattaaaatttctCATAAAACATGAATCAGGTGAAAACTTAAgacaaaatttccaaaaaaaaatgattcagtttttaataaaaaaaaaaaaaatctgtgttttcaAATTACAACTGGTAATAATTCGGTTAACGTTGTGGCGTTTTCTCCTAAAACAtgatttgaaattttgtttgcggtgattcatgaaatgaatgatatCTGTTATATtacaagcagtgttgccacacgtacagatttatcaggaatggtacagattttttcgttatttttggtacagattctttaCGGTATAGAGTACAGATTTCCGTCAAAAAGTacttttttccatttgtgaaatttcttaaatttgaacaaagcaacatcaaGGTACATGACTACTTTTACGCCgtagtatcgcttggtgctactGATCATAAAAGTATTCACAATGCAATGATCGATCAGTTTCATTAGGACGAAATTCTCTAAGAAGggtcgtctgaaaggattcaggtcggacggtgcgacgtatgttttgccccagattgAATcttttgttccaggctgaagaacctgaattcacgatgctacatcaAGAgcagaaagatttttatttcatcattcTCAcgaatatctgcgaggaatcttacgttgctTCCCATTCCCAATATATGAAAAGGTTGGgatagcagcagaagaaattatcgaaacaatggacagcgaaaggcaaaccatttcaaaggatatttgtcgcagtttttttcgtggagctgatcaaaaaaatgagaaaaagattcgattttgatgatctgacgctcaagtctacggtaatgttaaatcccagaaacttttccaatttgactagcattaacgttgtATTAGAAGCGTTTtcaggattctacaatggaaATGTACAAGATATGGAGATTCTGTAGcttaaagataaaattacttcgaaaggaaatcacaatttcagaaaacgagcatgtgcagggctggtggacaaaaattggatgcataaaaaaaatgacggttcgctcgccttCCGGCACTTCGATGctatgtttgtaacgttctcactatgcctcactcctcggaaactgtcgagtgatttttttttgaatattttcagctcaaaaataagctttgaaatcggcacagcaacgatacgatgagcGCTCttttgagatcaaaggatttggtcaaacatcgtggtggcagctcgaaaatttcaaaaaattatagtatgcaatctagattcaaaaaaaaaactatttataaGCATCATctaacacacgaatgacttgaaaatatagtatttgtagtaaataaatgagtattttttaatgctaataaataatttatttttctctacaacgaatattttcgatggtacagatttttggaaaaaaaagtacagatgagtaaaatttttgacccctctggtacagatttaaatgtggcaacactgattacAAATTATTTTCTAGTCAGCTCATTTTCACACCCACAACGATATTTACTGTGAAAGCAATATACATAACTAATGTGTCTTTGTTAGTATTAGTGCAACATACGTTTTCGATGGGTTCTATGAGCGTTTGTTGCATCTCTCGAAAACTCGTATTTTCATTGGACCGGGTGTCCATTTGCTACAATCGCACGATGAGTTTCgcaactttatttttttattaaagagTGTACCGTTTAAAATCCACTTCTAAATCACTCAAATTTCCTacgttatttttttcagattgatTAGAATATTGGAATCTCCAAGAAATAGAAATGGTTTTGATGGGGTAGCAGTTGATGAGCAGCcttctaaaatattttgaaatttgttgttaTCAAACGAAGGAGGATGATAAACACCAGCAACTGTTTGAAGTTAACCTTTAAGTTTTAGTTCTAAGCGGATATAGTACAAACCGTCAGCTATTTGAGTATCTATCAATTTATTTCCGAATGTACTATTTATAATAATTGCCAAGCCACCAGAAGGATTATCACGGCACAAGAAAAAAGCGCGATAGCCATGAATATTGTAAATGTGACTATTCTCCTTTTTTATCCAGATTTCGTCAATAACAATAACGTAGATATCAAGTTTACATTCATTtacaacataaataatttccaaaTTTCTCAAAGTTATTTATCCCTCTTAAGTTATCGTTCCCTCTGAACAACATTCAAAGTTTCCTTATTAGTCGCACCACATTGTATATTGAATACATGTATGTTGTCATGATATTTGTTCGAAACCATTGtcgagaaaataaaaataaaatattcccaCAATTCTCAATTACCAATAAgattaatttacatttttcttccGTTTAGGCGAAGGAGAGGGGCCGGGGGTTAACTCAGAATCAGACACTAATGATACAACTAAGATCTTCCCTGGTTCTGATTAGTTCTGGCTTACAATTATTGTTTTTCTTAGCTAGAATGACAACACCTCTGTCCACGTATTTTATGTTGAGTAATTATTGAGAATCTCTAAGTTCTTTGAGCAATTCCAGAGATAATGTGGTTAGCACATCACGCAATGT
The Toxorhynchites rutilus septentrionalis strain SRP chromosome 2, ASM2978413v1, whole genome shotgun sequence genome window above contains:
- the LOC129770681 gene encoding elongin-C-like isoform X2; amino-acid sequence: MVILAHRWSFENIQILTTYCYCKIWRIIVVNTAPETFNSSPRLHKSSLIAMEANTDPRSPAEKCVGPNSEFIKLVSAEGIEFFVARKHALISETIRGILACPGIENRTNTIHLKNISTEVLEDVIKFIKYKHYNRTSTGEFPDFIIKPDMIYELMIAANYLQL
- the LOC129770681 gene encoding elongin-C-like isoform X1, encoding MVILAHRWSFENIQILTTYCYCKIWRIIIIYVNERFLKLTVNSDISEPFNTAPETFNSSPRLHKSSLIAMEANTDPRSPAEKCVGPNSEFIKLVSAEGIEFFVARKHALISETIRGILACPGIENRTNTIHLKNISTEVLEDVIKFIKYKHYNRTSTGEFPDFIIKPDMIYELMIAANYLQL